Proteins encoded within one genomic window of Sebaldella sp. S0638:
- a CDS encoding endonuclease/exonuclease/phosphatase family protein — MRYFVLFFVLFSLLFPEDTILVASFNTLRLGKNKKDYYQFSKILSKFELIGLQEVMNENSLKIIKGNLEKITGKKWEYHISEKPAGRGEYKEYFAYIWQKEKVSIKEAVGYYQKEKSADFEREPYGVWFKAGEFDFIYVLAHSVYGKRERERILEAARYILVYEFFQNKVPLENDVIIAGDFNLPADNRGFGKLLRHPEQIEYILNPDVDLTTLGKKSLVNPYDNFFISRKQTKEFTGRYGVYNYIKNNYEEIKSYISDHLPIYIEINTSMQEILRS, encoded by the coding sequence ATGAGGTATTTTGTTTTATTTTTCGTCTTGTTTTCTTTATTATTTCCGGAAGACACGATATTAGTCGCAAGTTTTAATACACTGAGACTGGGGAAAAACAAAAAAGATTATTACCAGTTTTCAAAGATACTGTCAAAATTTGAACTGATAGGGCTACAGGAAGTAATGAATGAAAATAGTCTGAAAATAATAAAAGGTAATCTGGAAAAAATAACAGGGAAAAAATGGGAATATCATATATCTGAAAAACCAGCAGGCAGAGGTGAATACAAAGAATATTTTGCCTATATATGGCAGAAAGAAAAAGTGAGTATAAAGGAAGCCGTTGGTTATTACCAAAAAGAAAAGTCAGCGGACTTTGAAAGAGAACCTTACGGTGTATGGTTCAAAGCAGGAGAATTTGATTTTATATATGTACTGGCTCATTCAGTATATGGAAAACGTGAAAGGGAACGTATTCTTGAGGCAGCGAGATACATTTTGGTATATGAGTTTTTTCAGAATAAGGTTCCGTTAGAAAATGATGTAATAATAGCAGGAGACTTTAATCTGCCTGCGGATAACAGAGGATTCGGCAAGCTTTTAAGACATCCAGAGCAGATAGAATATATCTTGAATCCGGATGTTGACCTTACTACATTGGGTAAAAAATCACTGGTAAATCCATATGATAATTTTTTTATAAGCAGGAAACAAACTAAGGAGTTTACAGGAAGATACGGAGTATATAATTATATAAAAAATAATTATGAAGAGATAAAATCATATATATCGGATCATCTTCCTATTTATATAGAGATCAACACTTCTATGCAGGAAATACTTCGCTCATAA
- a CDS encoding phospholipase D family protein yields MKKNSYILIAVLCLLFLSCSSIKTPPPGVDFESKEYHSDIAEFRYDLSYLTKDGDAAYDTHIFNKVYKNIDEAEEFLIIDIFLYNQIYDRNFGKFPEFSEQFSQKLIDKKKENEDFKIYLLTDENNRLYGSYDNPIFKKLEQNGIDVTMVEIYKLKDIYPWYSPIWRTFIEPLGNPIEKGWIPNFYGKQYPDMAIRNILRAVNVKADHRKIFTTEKSLILTSANIHDASFYNSNTSFEVNGNIINESIENARLVGEFSNKKIDVEPDYEYPDYEDSRYKVKMITELKVGETLDRDIKATRAGDKIQIGMYFLSDKEVIKHLIDAANRGVEIQMILDRNKDAFGMDTNGLPNKPVAKEIMKKTKNKVQIKWYFTNGEQFHTKYMKIEKKDGTVIVNGGSSNFIRKNIRGFIMDANLRIVTDSEAPINLEMNDYFKRLWNNEDGIYTLNYEDEPTTGFFRDTLFHIERFTEIGSF; encoded by the coding sequence ATGAAGAAAAATAGCTACATACTAATAGCAGTATTATGTTTATTATTTCTATCATGCAGCAGTATTAAGACGCCTCCTCCGGGAGTAGACTTTGAAAGTAAGGAATATCACAGTGATATAGCAGAATTCAGGTATGATCTGTCATATCTCACTAAAGACGGAGATGCTGCATATGATACACATATTTTCAACAAAGTATATAAAAATATAGATGAAGCAGAGGAATTTTTGATAATTGATATATTTTTATATAATCAGATATATGACAGAAATTTTGGGAAATTTCCCGAATTTTCCGAACAGTTTTCCCAAAAGCTGATTGATAAGAAAAAGGAAAACGAAGATTTTAAAATATATCTTCTTACTGATGAAAATAACCGTTTGTACGGCTCTTACGATAATCCTATATTTAAAAAGCTGGAACAAAACGGAATTGATGTGACAATGGTAGAAATATACAAACTTAAGGATATATATCCATGGTATTCTCCCATTTGGAGAACTTTTATAGAACCATTGGGAAATCCTATAGAAAAAGGATGGATTCCGAATTTTTACGGAAAACAGTATCCCGATATGGCAATAAGAAATATATTAAGAGCAGTAAATGTAAAGGCTGATCACAGAAAAATTTTTACTACTGAAAAATCACTGATATTAACTTCTGCTAATATACACGATGCAAGTTTTTATAATAGTAATACATCTTTTGAGGTAAACGGAAATATTATTAATGAATCTATAGAAAATGCAAGATTAGTAGGAGAATTTTCAAATAAAAAAATAGATGTAGAACCTGATTATGAGTATCCTGACTATGAAGACTCCAGATATAAGGTGAAGATGATAACAGAACTGAAAGTAGGAGAGACACTGGACAGGGACATAAAAGCTACAAGGGCGGGTGATAAAATTCAGATAGGAATGTATTTTTTATCTGATAAAGAAGTAATAAAACATCTGATAGATGCAGCTAACAGAGGAGTAGAAATACAAATGATCCTCGACAGAAACAAAGATGCTTTTGGAATGGATACAAACGGGCTTCCGAATAAGCCTGTGGCTAAAGAAATTATGAAGAAAACAAAAAATAAAGTACAAATAAAATGGTATTTTACAAATGGAGAACAATTTCACACAAAATATATGAAAATAGAAAAGAAAGACGGAACAGTAATTGTAAATGGAGGTTCGTCGAACTTTATAAGAAAAAACATAAGGGGATTCATAATGGATGCTAATCTGAGAATAGTAACCGATTCAGAAGCTCCGATTAACTTGGAAATGAACGATTATTTCAAAAGATTATGGAATAACGAAGATGGAATATACACACTTAATTATGAAGATGAACCGACAACAGGATTTTTTAGGGATACTTTATTTCATATAGAAAGATTTACAGAAATTGGGTCATTTTAA
- a CDS encoding tetratricopeptide repeat protein, whose protein sequence is MKRIIILFSLLLVLSCGEKKNIDNTEEKKDTQTSENINNGNQDTSGITALGQSMIDDNKMNSDQNVDQAKIEQAKEAAKNGDVQAMLALSAFYYQSNEKEESKKWLEMAAEKGNNDAIRNLAIISKEMGNEKDYLKWSQKYALNTNDKNMLAAIGGTYMNEKNYSEAKKWFERAYNAGEKRVDINIAQINASQKNMSEALKWYKKVVARGETKANTYIGYIYLDQNKNTEARSYLIKGYNAGDKQAAMAIVETYRRQKDMEGMKKWYGIAAANGNKDAKKALASLNSSTTSKSNFDNTPLFQSQFDSSRPSLTGGTPEKSKTNTPETTVNIVKNGQNQTQTQNPSVKVDYNVPQEPKKGNSDPNEMFNVE, encoded by the coding sequence ATGAAAAGAATTATAATATTGTTTTCTTTATTATTAGTACTTTCTTGCGGTGAAAAGAAAAACATAGATAATACGGAAGAGAAAAAAGATACACAAACATCAGAAAATATTAATAATGGAAATCAGGATACTTCTGGAATAACAGCACTTGGACAGAGTATGATTGATGATAATAAAATGAATTCTGATCAGAATGTTGATCAGGCTAAAATAGAACAGGCTAAAGAGGCTGCTAAAAACGGTGATGTTCAGGCAATGCTGGCTCTTTCAGCTTTTTACTATCAGAGCAATGAAAAAGAAGAGTCTAAAAAATGGCTGGAAATGGCAGCAGAAAAAGGAAATAACGATGCAATAAGAAATCTTGCGATAATAAGTAAAGAGATGGGGAATGAGAAAGATTATCTAAAATGGTCACAAAAATATGCATTAAACACGAATGATAAGAATATGCTCGCAGCAATAGGCGGAACATATATGAATGAAAAAAATTATTCAGAAGCTAAAAAATGGTTTGAAAGAGCATATAATGCCGGAGAAAAAAGAGTAGACATAAATATAGCCCAGATAAATGCAAGTCAGAAAAACATGTCAGAAGCACTGAAGTGGTACAAAAAAGTCGTGGCTCGTGGTGAAACAAAGGCTAATACATATATAGGGTATATATATCTGGATCAAAACAAAAATACAGAAGCCAGATCATATCTTATAAAAGGCTATAATGCCGGTGATAAACAGGCAGCAATGGCTATAGTAGAAACATACAGAAGACAGAAAGATATGGAAGGCATGAAAAAATGGTATGGTATAGCTGCTGCAAATGGAAATAAAGATGCTAAAAAAGCTCTGGCATCACTTAATTCTTCAACAACTTCGAAATCGAATTTTGATAATACACCGTTATTTCAATCACAATTTGATAGCAGCCGTCCAAGTTTAACAGGAGGAACACCTGAAAAATCAAAAACAAATACTCCTGAAACAACTGTTAATATAGTTAAAAATGGACAAAATCAGACTCAGACTCAGAATCCGAGTGTCAAAGTGGACTATAACGTACCTCAGGAGCCAAAAAAGGGTAATTCTGATCCTAATGAAATGTTTAATGTGGAATAA
- a CDS encoding argininosuccinate synthase: MAKDKVVLAYSGGLDTSIIIPWLKENYDLDVIACCVDVGQEDDMEEVRIKAVESGAAKVYVEDKREEFVRDYAFRGLKAGAVYEHKYLLGTAFARPLIAKTLVDVAHKENAKYICHGATGKGNDQVRFETGIASFDPDLKIIAPWRMWDISSREDAIDYANKHGISVPVTKEKIYSRDQNLWHISHEGGDIEDLTTEHQEDVLYLMTTSPEKAKNEPSYVEISFDKGWPVKVDGKALPPVVLLETLNKIAGENGVGITDIVENRVVGMKSRGIYETPGGTLLMEALQELECIIFDKDTLNFKKLISQKYADITYSGQWFTPLREALDAFVDKIHENATGTIKLKLYKGNIKVAGRYSDYALYSEKISSFGDSGELYSHKDAEGFIKLFSLPNKIRASKK; this comes from the coding sequence ATGGCAAAAGATAAGGTAGTACTGGCTTATTCAGGAGGACTTGATACATCTATTATTATCCCGTGGCTCAAAGAAAACTATGATTTGGATGTAATAGCCTGCTGTGTAGATGTCGGTCAGGAGGATGATATGGAAGAAGTAAGAATAAAAGCTGTGGAATCAGGAGCTGCTAAAGTTTATGTAGAAGATAAAAGGGAAGAATTCGTAAGAGACTATGCTTTCAGAGGACTAAAAGCCGGAGCTGTTTATGAACATAAATATCTTTTAGGTACTGCTTTTGCCCGTCCGCTCATTGCTAAAACACTTGTAGATGTGGCTCATAAAGAAAATGCAAAATATATATGTCACGGGGCTACTGGGAAAGGGAACGATCAGGTAAGATTTGAAACAGGCATTGCTTCTTTTGATCCTGATCTGAAAATAATCGCTCCTTGGAGAATGTGGGATATCAGTTCACGTGAAGATGCTATTGATTATGCTAATAAACATGGAATAAGCGTACCGGTTACCAAAGAAAAAATATATTCGCGTGATCAGAATCTGTGGCATATTTCACATGAGGGCGGAGATATTGAAGATCTTACTACAGAACATCAGGAAGATGTTTTATATCTAATGACTACTTCTCCGGAAAAGGCTAAAAATGAACCTTCTTATGTAGAAATTTCATTTGACAAGGGATGGCCTGTTAAAGTAGACGGAAAGGCTCTTCCGCCGGTAGTACTACTTGAAACATTAAATAAAATTGCCGGGGAAAACGGTGTAGGAATTACTGACATTGTAGAAAACAGAGTTGTTGGTATGAAATCACGTGGTATCTATGAAACTCCGGGAGGAACTCTTCTGATGGAAGCTCTGCAGGAATTGGAATGTATTATTTTTGACAAAGATACACTTAATTTCAAAAAACTAATTTCACAAAAATATGCGGATATTACTTATTCAGGTCAGTGGTTTACACCATTAAGAGAAGCTCTTGATGCTTTCGTCGATAAAATACACGAAAATGCTACAGGGACTATAAAATTAAAATTATATAAAGGAAATATAAAAGTAGCTGGAAGATATTCAGACTACGCGCTTTACAGTGAAAAAATCTCATCTTTCGGTGACAGCGGCGAATTATACAGTCACAAAGATGCTGAAGGATTTATAAAACTTTTTTCTCTGCCAAACAAAATAAGAGCATCAAAAAAATAA
- the argH gene encoding argininosuccinate lyase — MKKLWEGRFKKETNKLLEKFNASILFDSRMSDEDIKGSIIHSRMLAKQDIISAEEQKEIENGLLQIKEEIQNGNFEFRIEDEDIHMAVEKRLTELIGSAAGKLHTARSRNDQVALDIRMYTRNKAHYIIELLISLEKTLIDLAEKNIDVIIPGYTHLQRAQPILFSHHLMAYFQMFRRDITRLLDYLDRSDEMPLGAGALAGTTFNIDRHYVAQELGFSGVTQNSLDSVSDRDFIIELSSAISIISMHLSRFSEEIIIWCTSEFNFIKLDDAFSTGSSIMPQKKNPDIPELIRGKTGRIYGNLMAILTTMKALPLAYNKDMQEDKEGIFDSIDNIEISLEIFSEMLATTTINDEEILKSMKYGFLNATDVADYLAKKGIPFRNAHKIVGEIVSSCEEKKIAIDDMTLEDFREFSPAFESDITEIIKTENCVNERKSFGGTSKDNVLMQIKNGNDFLNSLLP; from the coding sequence ATGAAGAAGCTTTGGGAAGGTCGTTTCAAAAAAGAGACAAACAAACTGCTTGAAAAATTCAATGCATCTATTCTGTTTGACAGCAGAATGTCAGATGAAGATATCAAAGGAAGTATTATACATTCTAGAATGCTGGCAAAGCAGGACATTATTTCCGCAGAAGAGCAAAAAGAAATAGAAAACGGTCTGCTTCAAATAAAAGAAGAAATCCAAAACGGTAATTTTGAATTCAGAATTGAAGATGAAGACATACATATGGCTGTGGAAAAACGCCTCACTGAACTAATCGGTTCTGCTGCGGGAAAGCTTCATACAGCAAGAAGCAGAAATGATCAGGTTGCTCTTGATATAAGAATGTATACACGTAATAAAGCACACTATATCATAGAACTGCTTATTTCTCTTGAAAAAACACTTATTGATCTGGCAGAGAAGAATATCGATGTGATAATACCGGGTTATACTCATCTTCAAAGAGCTCAGCCTATACTATTTTCTCATCATCTCATGGCTTATTTTCAGATGTTCAGAAGAGATATCACAAGACTTCTGGATTATCTTGACAGAAGTGATGAAATGCCGCTGGGAGCCGGTGCTCTCGCAGGGACTACATTTAACATCGACAGACATTATGTGGCACAGGAACTGGGCTTTTCTGGAGTTACGCAAAACAGCCTTGATTCTGTAAGTGACAGAGATTTTATAATAGAATTATCTTCTGCTATTTCTATTATCTCCATGCATTTATCCAGATTTTCCGAAGAAATAATAATCTGGTGTACTTCAGAATTTAATTTTATAAAACTTGATGATGCATTTTCGACAGGTTCCTCTATTATGCCTCAGAAAAAGAATCCTGATATACCAGAGCTGATTCGTGGGAAAACTGGAAGAATATACGGTAATCTTATGGCAATTCTTACTACAATGAAGGCTTTACCTCTGGCATACAATAAAGATATGCAGGAAGATAAAGAAGGAATATTTGACTCTATTGACAATATAGAAATTTCTCTTGAAATTTTTAGTGAAATGCTTGCCACTACCACTATCAATGATGAAGAAATACTAAAATCCATGAAATACGGCTTTCTGAATGCTACTGATGTGGCTGACTATCTTGCCAAAAAAGGAATTCCATTTAGAAATGCACATAAAATTGTCGGCGAGATTGTAAGCAGCTGTGAAGAAAAGAAAATTGCAATTGATGATATGACTCTGGAAGATTTTAGAGAGTTTTCACCTGCATTTGAATCAGATATCACAGAAATAATAAAAACAGAAAACTGTGTTAATGAAAGAAAATCTTTTGGCGGTACATCAAAAGACAATGTTTTAATGCAGATAAAAAATGGAAATGATTTTTTAAACTCACTTTTGCCTTAG
- the thrC gene encoding threonine synthase, whose protein sequence is MNYKSTRNNEKTVKSSYAVLHGLAGDGGLYIPDALPSVNLDYEILKDMSYQETALYVLKEFFPDLGEEELKTSINNAYSSTTFNTPEIAPVVNLNQGVSLTELFHGRTLAFKDLALSLFPYLLTASKKVENEQKDILILTATSGDTGKAALEGFRDIEGIKIIVFYPKNGVSPMQEDQMRKQLGNNVDIVAIEGNFDDAQSAVKNIFSSDDFKKLCQENNMTFSSANSINIGRLFPQIVYYVTTYVNLRNKGIIKEGEKFNVVVPTGNFGNILAGFIAKKLGIPINRFISASNENNVLSDFFNTGTYNKERPFYTTNSPSMDILLSSNFERYLYYVTGENSGRLSELMDNLTKNNTLSVTKEELAEIQKEFCGDFATEAETVASIKKVYSESAYLMDPHTAVGYAVLEKYLEKSGDKTHSVVISTAHPYKFPYAAAQALDMTEKENPYEMLDDLSAVTGIKLPKQLTELKTLPLRFSVIIDKSEISEYVKDKITGKK, encoded by the coding sequence ATGAACTACAAAAGTACAAGAAATAATGAAAAGACTGTAAAGTCCAGCTATGCAGTTCTTCATGGTCTTGCCGGCGACGGCGGACTTTATATTCCTGATGCCCTTCCTTCGGTTAATCTGGATTATGAAATTCTAAAGGATATGTCTTATCAGGAGACTGCTCTCTATGTGTTAAAAGAATTTTTTCCTGATCTCGGAGAAGAAGAATTAAAAACGTCAATAAATAATGCTTATAGCAGTACCACATTTAATACACCGGAAATAGCCCCTGTAGTTAATCTTAATCAGGGTGTAAGTCTGACGGAACTTTTTCACGGGAGAACACTGGCATTCAAGGACCTTGCTCTTTCACTTTTCCCATACCTGCTCACAGCTTCCAAAAAGGTTGAAAATGAGCAAAAAGATATCCTTATACTTACTGCCACTTCAGGTGATACCGGAAAAGCTGCTCTTGAAGGATTTCGTGATATTGAAGGGATAAAAATTATTGTGTTCTATCCTAAAAACGGTGTTAGTCCCATGCAGGAAGACCAGATGAGAAAACAACTCGGCAATAACGTTGATATTGTTGCCATAGAAGGAAACTTTGATGATGCACAGTCTGCTGTGAAAAATATTTTTTCCAGCGATGATTTCAAAAAATTATGTCAGGAAAATAACATGACTTTTTCAAGTGCAAATTCCATCAATATAGGACGTCTTTTTCCTCAGATAGTTTATTATGTTACTACTTATGTAAATTTGAGAAATAAAGGAATTATAAAAGAAGGTGAAAAGTTCAATGTAGTAGTTCCCACGGGAAACTTCGGGAATATACTGGCCGGCTTTATAGCAAAAAAATTAGGCATCCCTATTAACAGATTTATTTCAGCATCAAATGAAAATAATGTTCTTTCAGATTTTTTCAATACAGGGACATATAATAAAGAGCGTCCGTTTTATACGACTAACTCCCCTTCAATGGACATACTTCTTTCTTCGAATTTTGAAAGATATCTTTATTATGTTACAGGTGAAAATTCTGGACGTTTATCTGAACTAATGGATAATCTCACGAAAAATAATACTCTTTCAGTAACAAAAGAAGAACTGGCAGAAATACAGAAAGAGTTCTGCGGAGATTTTGCCACTGAAGCTGAAACTGTGGCTTCTATTAAAAAAGTTTATTCAGAATCTGCTTACTTAATGGATCCTCATACTGCCGTAGGCTATGCTGTACTGGAAAAATATCTGGAGAAAAGCGGGGATAAGACACACTCAGTTGTTATTTCCACTGCCCATCCTTATAAATTCCCATATGCTGCAGCACAGGCACTGGATATGACAGAAAAAGAAAATCCTTATGAAATGCTGGATGATTTGTCGGCAGTTACAGGGATTAAACTTCCAAAGCAGCTTACCGAGCTGAAAACTCTTCCGTTGAGATTTTCTGTTATTATAGATAAAAGTGAAATTTCTGAATATGTTAAGGATAAAATTACAGGTAAAAAATAA
- a CDS encoding HAD family phosphatase: MMESVELVIFDMDGLMFDTEMMYLKFAPGTAKELGYDVKEEILRKTVGTNHKWAYEIFKAEGFPDFPFVEFWKILDKKYSAYFDEYGVPVKKGLFNMLEFLKSINMKMAVATSSRRVKAERLLNESGAMKYFSLTMYGDEVLNGKPDPEIFLKTADNLKTEYGKCLVFEDSLNGIKAAHRAGMLPVMIPDMIEPTEEITKLIYKKCDSLDDAIKIFNKE, translated from the coding sequence ATGATGGAAAGTGTGGAATTGGTAATATTTGACATGGACGGACTTATGTTTGATACTGAAATGATGTACCTGAAATTTGCGCCAGGTACCGCAAAAGAACTTGGCTATGATGTAAAAGAAGAGATTCTGAGAAAAACAGTGGGAACTAATCATAAATGGGCATATGAGATTTTTAAAGCAGAAGGATTCCCTGATTTTCCGTTTGTTGAATTTTGGAAAATATTGGATAAAAAATATTCGGCTTACTTTGATGAATATGGAGTTCCTGTGAAAAAAGGACTGTTCAATATGCTGGAATTTCTCAAAAGCATTAATATGAAAATGGCGGTAGCAACATCAAGCCGTCGGGTAAAAGCAGAAAGACTGCTGAATGAATCAGGGGCAATGAAATATTTTTCCCTTACAATGTATGGTGATGAAGTCCTGAACGGAAAGCCGGATCCGGAGATATTTTTGAAAACTGCCGATAATCTTAAAACAGAATATGGAAAATGTCTTGTTTTTGAAGACTCGTTAAACGGAATAAAAGCAGCACACAGAGCAGGTATGCTTCCGGTGATGATACCCGATATGATAGAACCAACAGAAGAAATTACTAAACTTATATACAAAAAATGTGACAGCCTTGATGATGCAATTAAAATTTTTAATAAGGAATAG
- a CDS encoding HAD family phosphatase, with product MQKIELVIFDMDGLILDTEKLYLEFGLEVFKDFGYNVTEEAILGTVGLNEESTKAYYTEYLGKPVNFEGVFQAIDEKLLSASINKEIGIKKGFFELADYLEKNNIKKVVATSSKREKAEFMLKNAEILHRFDFLVCSDEVKRGKPDPEIFLKAAERLKADVRNTIVLEDSYNGLRAAKSADMIPVMIPDLLESNDEISELIYKEIKNLEDVIEILEFHKK from the coding sequence ATGCAGAAAATAGAATTAGTTATATTTGATATGGATGGTCTGATTTTGGACACAGAAAAGCTTTATCTGGAATTCGGGCTGGAAGTATTCAAAGATTTTGGATATAATGTAACAGAGGAGGCAATTCTGGGCACTGTAGGACTAAACGAAGAATCTACAAAAGCTTATTACACGGAATATCTGGGAAAACCCGTTAATTTCGAAGGAGTATTTCAGGCAATAGATGAAAAGCTGCTGTCAGCATCAATAAACAAAGAGATAGGAATCAAAAAGGGATTTTTTGAACTGGCTGATTATCTGGAGAAAAATAATATTAAAAAGGTAGTAGCTACATCTTCCAAAAGGGAAAAAGCTGAATTTATGCTGAAAAATGCTGAAATACTTCATAGATTTGATTTTCTTGTATGCAGCGATGAAGTAAAGAGAGGGAAACCGGATCCGGAAATATTCCTGAAAGCAGCAGAAAGACTAAAAGCTGATGTTAGAAATACAATAGTTCTGGAAGATTCTTATAACGGGCTTAGAGCAGCTAAAAGTGCGGATATGATACCGGTTATGATTCCTGATCTTCTTGAATCTAATGACGAAATATCAGAACTAATATATAAAGAAATAAAAAATCTGGAAGATGTAATAGAAATTCTGGAATTTCATAAAAAATAA
- the rbr gene encoding rubrerythrin, translated as MKLKGTKTAENLLKAFAGESQANRRYTYYAKVARKQGYVQIADIFEETADQESMHAKRFFSFLNEDKELQGEMLGITAEYPVALFEETLENLKAAAAGENEEWTDLYPEFAKVAREEGFGAIAAAFDKISEVEARHEKRYRKLIENIETNTVFQKSEVVEWKCTKCGYVHTGDKAPVKCPACLHDQGYFELNNTNY; from the coding sequence ATGAAACTAAAAGGAACTAAAACAGCGGAAAATTTATTAAAAGCATTTGCCGGGGAATCTCAGGCTAACAGAAGATACACATATTATGCAAAAGTAGCAAGAAAGCAAGGATATGTTCAAATAGCAGATATTTTTGAGGAAACAGCAGATCAGGAAAGTATGCACGCAAAGCGTTTTTTCTCATTTTTAAATGAAGATAAAGAATTACAAGGAGAGATGCTAGGAATAACTGCTGAATATCCTGTGGCATTATTTGAAGAAACACTGGAGAACTTAAAAGCGGCAGCAGCAGGAGAAAATGAAGAGTGGACAGATCTTTATCCTGAATTTGCCAAAGTAGCTCGTGAAGAGGGATTCGGAGCAATTGCAGCAGCTTTTGACAAAATTTCAGAAGTAGAAGCAAGACATGAGAAGCGTTACAGAAAATTAATTGAAAACATAGAAACTAACACTGTATTCCAAAAATCAGAAGTAGTAGAGTGGAAATGTACTAAATGCGGATATGTTCATACAGGAGACAAAGCACCTGTTAAATGTCCTGCATGCCTGCATGATCAAGGATACTTTGAACTAAATAACACAAATTATTAA